A genomic region of Rhipicephalus sanguineus isolate Rsan-2018 chromosome 3, BIME_Rsan_1.4, whole genome shotgun sequence contains the following coding sequences:
- the LOC119386864 gene encoding uncharacterized protein LOC119386864 isoform X1: MERTVSTTSEEDILRKHLQCLEKQGNTWTGYVESKEQYDELLRDLASISISFQTERSSKRQGKLLLSSERGHVHIKEIGVPFKVVRTTDKGCLFGRDVKGVQGLKVSEEKETEGSAATCKQKKVKLQGTKKKGCTAMMHIKEIEIYPEFQTNLSNQCSKWKHQLASEEVFSRLELALQEETDAKPVLRMRRFYVSMSDKDSHCNHDVDACCAGYAQPVSADLSKKVIELVQQRVTSVKTMESCQNFYVKEVLFANKQSPCREFYPTKRDLAIHIQSALSKDRVSTLDQENVANCVEQLRKKMPTTRIFFRAHQEQCPNLSKDNEQEDAELDSDIDEKEASHQRRRHMLSEIRARGEQILSSLDYVQDDAVLEHVLNTFNETKALVDKNMATCSGIAIRGSPTKVCSGIKRKGKKKTAPAKRKQIASGLAKQDTAKEHWVCRGRVGQKAETLRQTYKAPVLLYVVPALPQN, encoded by the exons ATGGAGCGAACTGTGTCTACGACTTCTGAGGAAGACATCCTCAGAAAGCACCTCCAATGTCTAGAAAAGCAGGGAAACACCTGGACTGGTTACGTGGAGTCGAAGGAACAATATGACGAGCTTCTGCGAGACCTGGCCTCCATCAGTATTTCATTTCAGACTGAGCGCTCCAGCAAGCGACAAG GGAAACTGCTACTCTCTAGCGAGCGTGGCCATGTCCACATCAAGGAAATTGGTGTACCATTTAAGGTAGTGCGAACCACGGACAAAGGCTGCCTTTTTGGGAGGGACGTTAAAGGTGTTCAAGGCTTAAAGGTCAGCGAG gagaaagaaacagaggggTCGGCTGCCACCTGCAAGCAAAAAAAGGTTAAGCTTCAAGGAACCAAGAAAAAGGGGTGCACTGCAATGATGCACATCAAAGAGATTGAAATTTACCCAGAATTCCAG ACGAACCTCTCGAACCAATGTTCAAAGTGGAAGCATCAGCTTGCATCAGAAGAGGTATTCTCCAGACTTGAATTGGCACTCCAAGAGGAGACAGATGCAAAACCTGTTTTACGGATGAGGCGGTTTTATGTAAGCATGAGTGACAAAGACAGTCACTGCAATCATGATGTCGATGCATGTTGTGCAGGCTATGCACAGCCTGTCAGTGCAGACTTATCAAAGAAGGTAATCGAGTTGGTGCAACAACGAGTCACATCAGTGAAGACCATGGAAAGTTGCCAAAATTTTTATGTTAAAGAAGTCTTATTTGCAAATAAGCAGAGCCCATGCAGAGAATTTTACCCTACCAAAAGAGACTTGGCAATTCACATTCAAAGTGCACTTAGTAAGGATCGGGTCAGTACTCTGGACCAAGAAAATGTTGCTAATTGCGTGGAACAATTAAGGAAGAAAATGCCAACAACACGTATCTTCTTTCGTGCCCATCAGGAACAGTGTCCAAATTTATCAAAAGATAATGAGCAAGAAGACGCAGAGCTTGACAGTGACATTGATGAAAAAGAGGCATCACACCAACGCAGGCGACACATGCTGTCAGAAATAAGAGCTCGAGGAGAGCAGATACTTTCTTCACTTGACTATGTGCAGGATGATGCAGTGTTGGAACATGTGTTAAATACATTCAATGAGACCAAAGCTCTAGTGGACAAAAATATGGCAACATGTAGCGGAATAGCCATCAGAGGTTCACCAACAAAGGTATGCTCAGGAATTAAaaggaaaggtaaaaaaaaaacagcaccagcaaaaagaaaacagattGCAAGTGGTCTCGCGAAGCAAGACACTGCAAAAGAACACTGGGTTTGTCGTGGCCGAGTCGGCCAGAAAGCTGAGACCCTTCGCCAGACTTATAAGGCACCTGTTTTGTTGTACGTGGTCCCAGCATTGCCtcaaaattaa
- the LOC119386864 gene encoding uncharacterized protein LOC119386864 isoform X2 — MERTVSTTSEEDILRKHLQCLEKQGNTWTGYVESKEQYDELLRDLASISISFQTERSSKRQGKLLLSSERGHVHIKEIGVPFKVVRTTDKGCLFGRDVKGVQGLKVSEEKETEGSAATCKQKKVKLQGTKKKGCTAMMHIKEIEIYPEFQTNLSNQCSKWKHQLASEEVFSRLELALQEETDAKPVLRMRRFYCTGL, encoded by the exons ATGGAGCGAACTGTGTCTACGACTTCTGAGGAAGACATCCTCAGAAAGCACCTCCAATGTCTAGAAAAGCAGGGAAACACCTGGACTGGTTACGTGGAGTCGAAGGAACAATATGACGAGCTTCTGCGAGACCTGGCCTCCATCAGTATTTCATTTCAGACTGAGCGCTCCAGCAAGCGACAAG GGAAACTGCTACTCTCTAGCGAGCGTGGCCATGTCCACATCAAGGAAATTGGTGTACCATTTAAGGTAGTGCGAACCACGGACAAAGGCTGCCTTTTTGGGAGGGACGTTAAAGGTGTTCAAGGCTTAAAGGTCAGCGAG gagaaagaaacagaggggTCGGCTGCCACCTGCAAGCAAAAAAAGGTTAAGCTTCAAGGAACCAAGAAAAAGGGGTGCACTGCAATGATGCACATCAAAGAGATTGAAATTTACCCAGAATTCCAG ACGAACCTCTCGAACCAATGTTCAAAGTGGAAGCATCAGCTTGCATCAGAAGAGGTATTCTCCAGACTTGAATTGGCACTCCAAGAGGAGACAGATGCAAAACCTGTTTTACGGATGAGGCGGTTTTAT
- the LOC119386864 gene encoding uncharacterized protein LOC119386864 isoform X3 produces the protein MERTVSTTSEEDILRKHLQCLEKQGNTWTGYVESKEQYDELLRDLASISISFQTERSSKRQGKLLLSSERGHVHIKEIGVPFKVVRTTDKGCLFGRDVKGVQGLKVSEEKETEGSAATCKQKKVKLQGTKKKGCTAMMHIKEIEIYPEFQCTGL, from the exons ATGGAGCGAACTGTGTCTACGACTTCTGAGGAAGACATCCTCAGAAAGCACCTCCAATGTCTAGAAAAGCAGGGAAACACCTGGACTGGTTACGTGGAGTCGAAGGAACAATATGACGAGCTTCTGCGAGACCTGGCCTCCATCAGTATTTCATTTCAGACTGAGCGCTCCAGCAAGCGACAAG GGAAACTGCTACTCTCTAGCGAGCGTGGCCATGTCCACATCAAGGAAATTGGTGTACCATTTAAGGTAGTGCGAACCACGGACAAAGGCTGCCTTTTTGGGAGGGACGTTAAAGGTGTTCAAGGCTTAAAGGTCAGCGAG gagaaagaaacagaggggTCGGCTGCCACCTGCAAGCAAAAAAAGGTTAAGCTTCAAGGAACCAAGAAAAAGGGGTGCACTGCAATGATGCACATCAAAGAGATTGAAATTTACCCAGAATTCCAG
- the LOC119385704 gene encoding putative nuclease HARBI1, producing MTNFGGIFDSRRKLRWLCGQLAEELEGVRATRLSVEQKVLCALRFFATGSETTIHMAQSTVSECVKRVAQAIVKVGAQNGWVRFPTTTEEKAAVKEGFLRLGAIPGVIGCIDGTLIGIKAPKGPRKASFMCRKHFYALNVMIICDAAMRILAIDPMRPGSDHDSFVWQTTWLRRRFLAGRIAEPGEYLLGDSGYPLEPWLLIPVSGDPSERSAEGRFNAEHITMRSIVERCIGMLKARFRCLQRYRTLHHEPERAADIIAACASLHNLCLGEGATEPVDEFEGIEDFFSSSSSSTSSEDSNHPPSNRV from the exons ATGACGAATTTCGGCGGCATTTTCGACTCTCGAAGGAAACTGCGATGGTTGTGTGGTCAACTGGCCGAGGAACTGGAAGGGGTGCGAGCGACGCGGCTCTCAGTGGAACAAAAGGTGTTGTGTGCGCTGCGCTTCTTTGCGACCGGGAGCGAGACGACGATTCACATGGCGCAATCGACTGTGAGCGAATGCGTCAAACGCGTCGCTCAAGCTATAGTGAAAGTGGGCGCGCAAAATGGGTGGGTGCGCTTCCCGACGACGACCGAAGAAAAGGCGGCCGTGAAAGAAGGCTTCCTTCGGCTCGGCGCCATTCCGGGAGTGATCGGCTGCATCGACGGCACCCTCATCGGCATCAAGGCGCCCAAGGGACCCCGCAAGGCTTCGTTCATGTGCAGGAAGCACTTCTACGCCCTCAACGTTATGATC ATCTGCGATGCGGCGATGCGGATCCTGGCCATCGACCCTATGCGACCGGGGTCAGACCATGACTCGTTCGTCTGGCAGACGACCTGGCTGCGCCGACGGTTCCTGGCGGGGCGCATTGCAGAGCCAGGCGAATACCTGCTTG GTGACAGTGGCTACCCATTGGAGCCGTGGCTCCTCATCCCGGTCTCTGGTGATCCTTCCGAGCGCAGTGCCGAAGGCAGGTTCAACGCTGAGCACATCACCATGCGCTCCATTGTGGAGCGGTGCATTGGCATGCTTAAAGCCCGCTTCCGGTGCTTGCAGCGTTACCGCACCCTCCACCACGAGCCAGAGCGTGCTGCTGACATTATTGCAGCATGTGCTTCCCTTCATAATCTATGCTTAGGTGAGGGTGCCACTGAGCCGGTTGATGAGTTTGAAGGCATTGAAGactttttcagcagcagcagcagcagcaccagcagcgaAGATTCTAACCATCCCCCATCCAACAGGGTTTGA
- the LOC119385705 gene encoding uncharacterized protein LOC119385705: MSPTQRRRNPNDCEALHSQQDAIENSRSSEYRLLGHRQRKASLHERGALHRTSTVLRCSSYHADLRKLLLLRFRSATGGGRVGGVDGRVLDILERTGAVVTTPPEYYPVPDVETEVEVGTSRAATSRGPSDVDLQPIPLQPQVPQPGPSQPQPGPSQPQPGPSQPQPGPSQPQPGPSQPQPGPQPQPRRRQPRQLEEAVCRATAEYVRQGQCADARAVADRKFHHKMLEQNRRHHEAQMASQERLENQLCRLTEEVGRLRHVQQQRLDQERRANDCTQRLLQQLLEALAGGAALVTRPPQPPSA, encoded by the exons atgtcac CAACGCAACGGAGAAGAAATCCGAATGACTGTGAAGCGCTACATAGTCAACAAGATGCGATTGAGAACTCACGAAGCAGCGAGTACCGTTTGTTGGGGCACCGCCAGCGCAAAGCGTCACTTCATGAACGCGGTGCGCTGCATCGTACGTCGACAGTACTCCGTTGCTCAAGCTACCATGCCGATCTGCGAAAGCTGCTGCTGCTTCGATTTCGAAG cGCCACGGGTGGCGGCAGGGTTGGCGGCGTTGACGGCCGCGTCTTGGACATCCTTGAGAGGACCGGCGCAGTCGTCACCACCCCGCCAGAGTATTACCCCGTTCCCGACGTG GAGACTGAGGTCGAGGTGGGAACCTCCCGTGCAGCTACTAGCCGGGGGCCGAGCGACGTTGACC TGCAACCAATACCCCTCCAGCCACAAGTGCCGCAGCCCggaccttcgcagccgcagcccggaccttcgcagccgcagcccggaccttcgcagccgcagcccggaccttcgcagccgcagcctggaccttcgcagccgcagccCGGACCACAGCCTCAACCCCGCCGAAGACAGCCCAGGCAGCTGGAGGAAGCTGTGTGCCGGGCTACGGCTGAGTACGTGCGGCAGGGCCAGTGTGCTGATGCGAGGGCCGTGGCAGACCGCAAGTTCCACCACAAGATGTTGGAGCAAAACCGGCGT CATCACGAGGCCCAGATGGCCAGCCAAGAACGGCTGGAAAACCAGCTCTGCCGCCTGACCGAAGAGGTGGGCCGGCTGCGCCACGTTCAGCAGCAGCGCCTCGACCAAGAGCGCAGGGCGAATGACTGTACTCAGCGCCTGCTGCAGCAACTTTTGGAGGCCCTGGCCGGTGGGGCTGCACTAGTCACACGCCCACCTCAGCCTCCTAGCGCCTAA